Proteins co-encoded in one Marinobacter qingdaonensis genomic window:
- the tyrS gene encoding tyrosine--tRNA ligase, translated as MASIDEALAVIKRGVDELIPEEGLVEKLKEGRPLRIKAGFDPTAPDLHLGHTVLINKLRQFQDLGHEVIFLIGDFTGMIGDPTGKSATRPPLTEEQVAQNAITYKEQVFKILDQEKTRVVFNSEWMNKMGAADMIKLAGQYTVARMLERDDFTKRYRAEQAIAIHEFLYPLVQGYDSVALEADVELGGTDQKFNLLMGRILQKHYGQTPQAVLTMPILEGLDGVQKMSKSLGNYVGVSDSPGEMYTKLLSMPDDLLWRYFELLSFRPLAEVAEFRKAVEGGANPQDYKKLLAEEIIARFHDEEAAKTAHKSAGNRVALGDIPDNVPVVEVSLEGQGEMPMASVLRLAGLVKNGAAARDVLGRGAVFVDGEKFEGDRRFVEGDECVVQAGKKKIARVVITA; from the coding sequence ATGGCATCTATTGATGAGGCGTTGGCCGTAATCAAGCGCGGCGTAGACGAGTTGATCCCGGAAGAAGGGCTGGTTGAAAAGCTGAAAGAAGGGCGGCCCCTGCGCATCAAGGCCGGCTTCGATCCGACCGCGCCGGATCTGCACCTCGGTCATACGGTGCTCATCAATAAGTTGCGTCAGTTCCAGGACCTGGGGCACGAGGTCATTTTCCTGATCGGGGATTTCACTGGCATGATCGGTGACCCGACCGGCAAGAGTGCGACCCGTCCGCCCCTGACCGAAGAGCAGGTCGCCCAGAACGCCATTACCTATAAAGAGCAGGTCTTCAAGATACTGGATCAGGAGAAGACCCGTGTCGTGTTCAATTCCGAGTGGATGAACAAGATGGGCGCGGCCGACATGATCAAACTGGCGGGTCAGTACACCGTGGCCCGTATGCTGGAGCGGGACGATTTCACCAAGCGCTACCGCGCGGAGCAGGCCATCGCCATTCACGAATTCCTGTACCCGCTGGTGCAGGGCTACGACTCGGTAGCACTGGAAGCGGACGTCGAGCTGGGTGGGACCGACCAGAAGTTCAATCTGCTGATGGGGCGGATTCTGCAGAAGCACTACGGTCAGACCCCGCAAGCGGTTCTGACCATGCCGATCCTCGAAGGGTTGGACGGGGTTCAGAAGATGTCCAAGTCCCTGGGGAACTATGTAGGGGTCAGCGACTCGCCGGGTGAGATGTACACCAAGCTGCTGTCCATGCCGGACGATCTGCTGTGGCGTTACTTCGAGTTGTTGAGCTTCCGCCCGTTGGCGGAGGTCGCTGAATTCCGTAAGGCGGTGGAAGGCGGTGCTAACCCGCAGGACTACAAGAAGCTGCTGGCGGAGGAGATCATTGCCCGCTTCCATGATGAGGAGGCGGCGAAAACCGCGCACAAGTCGGCGGGCAATCGGGTGGCCTTGGGTGATATTCCCGATAATGTGCCTGTGGTGGAGGTATCCCTGGAGGGGCAGGGCGAAATGCCGATGGCTTCGGTGCTGCGTCTGGCGGGTCTGGTAAAGAACGGTGCTGCGGCCCGGGATGTGCTCGGGCGCGGAGCGGTCTTCGTGGATGGCGAGAAGTTCGAGGGCGATCGTCGCTTTGTCGAGGGTGATGAGTGTGTGGTCCAGGCGGGTAAGAAGAAGATTGCCCGGGTTGTGATCACTGCCTGA
- a CDS encoding peptidoglycan DD-metalloendopeptidase family protein has protein sequence MLKMFPKTHLTIAAAATVVVTAAILMSPSADVEAKRMSYALDLEQGTVSDNGQPAKAASAQPQSAPQATPDAEPAAPAAPQQAKIEEPAAPAAPELDWQTFEIKSGDTLSSLFKDAGFNDGIMLSVIHGDGEADKLQRLYAGETIRFATGAAGELAAIELQRSLLESLKIEKTDEGFTGETVVREPEARPAFASGTIDGSLYYAAREAGLNDRLTMELAGIFGWAIDFVYDVRKGDQFEVVYEELYLDGEKFDTGRILSARFVNRGDDNIALLYTDSNGDSDYYTPDGKSMRKAFLRTPINARVSSPFNLQRRHPVLDVVRPHEGTDYGAPTGTPIKAAGSGRVRFAGWKGGYGRTVILQHGDNITTLYAHMSRLGKGIKNGTRVKQGETIGYVGSSGMVTGPHLHYEFRVNGTPRNSRTVKLPDAKPVPSSEMARFKRYTEQRMAQFDVYRENFQQLALASEE, from the coding sequence GTGCTGAAGATGTTCCCCAAGACACACCTAACCATTGCCGCCGCTGCAACCGTTGTAGTGACCGCCGCCATTTTGATGAGCCCGAGTGCCGACGTCGAAGCCAAGCGCATGTCCTACGCGCTCGACCTGGAACAGGGCACGGTTTCGGACAATGGCCAGCCCGCCAAGGCGGCCTCGGCCCAGCCTCAGTCAGCCCCCCAAGCCACACCGGATGCCGAGCCCGCGGCCCCGGCCGCGCCGCAACAGGCAAAGATTGAAGAACCGGCCGCGCCGGCTGCACCCGAACTCGATTGGCAGACCTTTGAGATCAAGTCCGGGGACACCTTGTCTTCCCTCTTTAAGGACGCGGGCTTCAACGACGGCATCATGCTGTCGGTGATTCACGGCGACGGCGAGGCTGACAAACTCCAGCGTCTGTACGCCGGTGAAACCATCCGCTTCGCCACCGGTGCAGCCGGCGAACTGGCGGCGATCGAGCTGCAGCGCAGCCTGCTGGAATCGCTCAAGATTGAAAAGACCGACGAGGGCTTCACGGGTGAAACCGTGGTTCGCGAGCCAGAAGCTCGCCCGGCCTTCGCTTCCGGCACCATCGACGGCTCCCTCTACTATGCCGCCCGTGAAGCCGGCCTGAACGACCGGCTGACCATGGAACTGGCAGGCATCTTCGGCTGGGCCATCGACTTCGTCTACGACGTCCGCAAGGGTGATCAGTTCGAGGTGGTGTACGAAGAGTTGTACCTGGACGGCGAGAAGTTCGACACCGGCCGGATCCTGTCCGCGCGCTTCGTCAATCGCGGCGACGACAACATTGCCCTGCTCTATACCGACAGCAACGGCGACAGCGACTACTACACCCCGGACGGCAAGAGCATGCGCAAGGCGTTTCTGCGCACCCCGATCAACGCCCGGGTGTCGTCACCGTTTAACCTGCAGCGCCGCCATCCGGTACTGGACGTGGTTCGCCCCCACGAAGGCACCGACTATGGCGCGCCCACCGGCACGCCGATCAAGGCCGCCGGCAGCGGTCGGGTCCGGTTCGCGGGCTGGAAGGGCGGCTATGGTCGCACCGTTATTCTCCAGCACGGCGACAACATCACCACGCTGTACGCCCATATGAGCCGGCTGGGCAAAGGCATCAAGAATGGTACCCGGGTGAAACAGGGCGAGACCATCGGCTACGTCGGCTCGTCCGGCATGGTGACCGGTCCGCACCTGCATTACGAGTTCCGGGTCAACGGCACACCGCGTAATTCCCGCACCGTCAAACTGCCGGACGCCAAACCGGTGCCGAGTTCGGAAATGGCGCGTTTCAAGCGCTACACCGAACAGCGCATGGCGCAGTTCGACGTTTACCGAGAGAATTTCCAGCAACTCGCACTCGCTT